From a single Bacillus pseudomycoides DSM 12442 genomic region:
- a CDS encoding helix-turn-helix domain-containing protein, producing MSQSELCRGICSQSQISKIEKGTIYPSSILLIQIAEKLGIDPNYIFALTKNKKLKYVENVKYVMRDCVKQKKYKELYEIVKIEKNKTNFLQKDDKQFLLWHEALAIFYVNGSTKNALDILNKALKLTSINSKFLSEKEINIVHSIAVIHAENKEYEKSINILKKILNNFNKIDFPKNKEIQLKIIYNLTKCLHNICEHEEAIKYSDMGIKLAININSLYLLGELYFEKGSNLLKLEHPQKDGLNDIKKALFIFELTERKQYIKIIKDKYFKKQN from the coding sequence ATATCTCAATCTGAATTATGTAGAGGAATATGTTCCCAAAGTCAAATTAGTAAAATAGAAAAAGGAACTATTTATCCATCAAGCATATTGTTAATTCAAATAGCTGAAAAACTTGGTATTGATCCAAATTATATATTTGCACTAACAAAAAATAAAAAATTAAAATATGTAGAAAATGTAAAGTATGTAATGAGAGATTGCGTAAAACAAAAAAAATATAAAGAACTTTACGAAATAGTAAAAATAGAAAAAAACAAAACAAATTTCTTGCAAAAAGACGATAAACAATTTCTACTATGGCATGAAGCACTCGCTATATTTTATGTAAATGGATCAACAAAAAATGCTCTAGATATTTTAAATAAGGCATTAAAGCTAACTTCAATCAATAGTAAATTTTTATCGGAAAAAGAAATAAATATCGTGCATTCAATCGCTGTAATACACGCAGAAAATAAGGAATATGAAAAAAGCATTAATATATTAAAAAAAATTTTAAATAATTTTAATAAGATAGATTTCCCTAAAAACAAAGAAATTCAATTAAAAATTATTTATAATTTAACAAAGTGTTTACATAACATATGTGAACATGAAGAAGCAATAAAATATAGTGATATGGGAATTAAGTTAGCTATTAATATAAATAGTTTATACTTACTAGGTGAATTATACTTTGAAAAAGGTTCAAATTTACTAAAGCTTGAACACCCTCAAAAAGATGGTCTTAATGACATAAAAAAAGCATTATTTATATTTGAACTAACAGAAAGAAAACAATATATAAAAATAATTAAGGATAAATATTTTAAAAAACAAAATTGA